In a single window of the Necator americanus strain Aroian chromosome X, whole genome shotgun sequence genome:
- a CDS encoding hypothetical protein (NECATOR_CHRX.G25420.T1) — MLNELNEAGKRIGLRINRKKTQFMKNAYCEDGRVQTEGSQIVETSSYVYLGRSINMGNDLKEVLNRGMRAARAAFAAVREATDQLTDQDFRACLFDSTFLPALCYAAETWADTATTSRKLLTTNRALERCLLKFDRRRQHLAGLRSSDLRDMSCLCDPAEYVSKAKHRWAGHIMRRIDDGWT; from the coding sequence atgctcaacgaattgaacgaagcagggaagagaataggactacgaataaacagaaagaaaacacagttcatgaagaacgcctactgtgAGGACGGAAGAGTACAAACCGAAGGCtctcaaatcgtggaaacttcgtcatacgtatacctcggacgttctataaATATGggaaacgacttgaaggaagtgCTGAATAGGGGGATGAGAGCAGCgcgggcagcattcgcagccgtcagggaagctacggaccaactgacggaccaagatttTCGTGCCtgtctgttcgactcgacatttcttccagcgctctgttacgcagcggagacgtgggcggACACCGCtaccacgtctaggaagctacttactaccaacagagcccttgagagatgcctTTTAAAGTTTGACCGGCGCagacaacacctagccggtcttcgcagctccgacttaagagatATGTCCTGTCTttgcgacccagcggaatatgtatcgaaagcaaaacatagatgggctggtcacatcatgagaagaatcgacgatggATGGACTTAA